Part of the Pseudodesulfovibrio mercurii genome is shown below.
AGGAGGACATATGGACCAGTCAGGCGCAATAGACAATTTACTGCAGGAGGAACGGGTCTTTCGCCCGCTCCCGCAATTGGTCATCGAAGCCAACGTCAATCCCCAGGAGCTGGAGGGGGCGCGCAGGTTCGCGGCCATGGACCCGGCCGGGTACTGGGAGGAGGCCGCCGACGAGCTGGACTGGTTCAAGAAGTGGGACCAGGTCCTGGACGACAAGGACGCGCCCTTCTACCGCTGGTTCCCCGGCGCGCGCTGCAACATCGTCTACAACGCCCTGGACCGGCACATCGAGACCGCCAACAAGAACAAGCTCGCGCTCATCTGGGAAGGGGAGCCGGGCGACCAGCGCAAGTACACCTATTTCGAGCTCTACCGCGAGGTCAACCGCTTCGCCAACGCCCTGCGGAGCTTGGGCGTGCGCAAGGGCGACCGCGTGATCATCTACATGCCGCCCCTGCCCGAGACGGTCATCGCCATGCTCGCCTCGGCCAAGATCGGCGCGGTGCACTCCGTGGTCTTCGCCGGGTTTTCGGCCAAGGCCCTCAGAAAACGCATCAACGACGCCCAGGCCAAGCTGCTGATCACCTCGGACGGCTTCTACCGCAACGGCCGGATCATCAGCCTCAAGGAGACCGCGGACGAGGCCCTGGTCGGGGCCTGCGCCGACTGCGTGGAGGCCATGGTCGTGGTCCGGCGCTGCAACATCCACGTGGACATGGTCGACGGCCGCGACTTCCAGTACGAGGACCTGGTCCGCCAGGAGCGCAACGAGGCCCCCACCGAGGTCATGGACGCGGACGACCCGCTCTTCCTGCTCTACACCTCCGGGACCACGGGCACGCCCAAGGGCGTGGTCCACTCCCACGCGGGCTACATGGTCGGCGTGCACCGCACCCTGACCACGGTCTTCGACATCAAGCCCACGGACATTTTCTGGTGCACGGCCGATCCCGGCTGGGTCACGGGCCACTCGGCGGGCATCTACGGCCCGCTCATGGCCGGGACCACCTCGGTCATGTACG
Proteins encoded:
- the acs gene encoding acetate--CoA ligase; the protein is MDQSGAIDNLLQEERVFRPLPQLVIEANVNPQELEGARRFAAMDPAGYWEEAADELDWFKKWDQVLDDKDAPFYRWFPGARCNIVYNALDRHIETANKNKLALIWEGEPGDQRKYTYFELYREVNRFANALRSLGVRKGDRVIIYMPPLPETVIAMLASAKIGAVHSVVFAGFSAKALRKRINDAQAKLLITSDGFYRNGRIISLKETADEALVGACADCVEAMVVVRRCNIHVDMVDGRDFQYEDLVRQERNEAPTEVMDADDPLFLLYTSGTTGTPKGVVHSHAGYMVGVHRTLTTVFDIKPTDIFWCTADPGWVTGHSAGIYGPLMAGTTSVMYEGHPNYPQADRLWSVVAKYGVTIFYSAPTMIRMLMRFGTQYPKQHDLSSLRLLGSVGEPISPEAWIWLYKNIGRSECPVLDTWWQTETGMFMISPLPISVLKPGSVTKALPGVEVDVVDRDGKPVPPGKGGLLVVTQPWPSMMTGLWNDDDRYKEYWTRIPGVYYAGDVARRDEDGYIWIQGRADDVINIAGHRIGSAELEAAFGVHPAVNECAVIGVPDQIKGEAAKAFVLLNDGFQPGDELIKELKKTIRNELGPVAVIKSIEFRDSLPKTRSGKLMRRVLKAEENGFELGDLTGLDED